The segment AACTttaggatgatttggacatgaaggCCCAAAAAAGGCTCATATTGGTACCGTTGACTTGCGTTGGAATTGTGCCACAAATGTAAAAAGTTAGCATTTGGAAACtgggccaggtaaacaaaaccaaagcgtGGAtggcttacagggtaaggaaacgaATATGTAACTGTAGGCGTTTGACTACTGGAAACTTTACCTCTCGGCTTTGACACATGCTATTCTATAGAGATAGACATCGACCAAATGTCTCTTCTGCTTTTCTCTTCAACTTCCTCTCATTCGATGTCCCAAATCTCCCACTATATTCAGTAGTGCTTGTCATTTAGGAGACGTGTATGTTACATCTAGTGATTGTGAGAAATCGGATGTAGGCTGAGTGCTGGATGAAATGATGAATGTCACTTGTATTTCCTCCTGTCTCAGATCTACATGAATGCTGCGTGGCATGGCTGGGCCATCCCCATGTTCCTCTTCTTGGCCATCCTGAGGCTCTCCTTGAATTACCTCATTGCTAAGTAAGACATGCATAcagcacatactcacacacacacacactggtattaCGTTGTCATTTATTGATGACGCTGTGTGACGCAACTACACTGAACCGGAGTATGTGAGTGGAGCTAGAGCCGAGCGTGCCCGATTTCACTGGAGCGAAATTCCCAAAGACCGGAGCGTCGGACTTCTCATCCGCTCCAATTTTTGTTCCAGTCGCGCTCACTTCACGAGCTCAGGGCATGCCTGGCCCAGCATGCATctgtagtctacttgtgtgctgctaaCAGCCCCTTactttagctactgtcatggagttgGCTAAATATTGTCATAAACTGATGAAACACACATGTGCTAAATCAAGGCGACTTagaaagatgaggaccaagagaGGGAGTGTCCTCAACTTCGGTGGATATGTAACgaagtgtgtcattgtagcaaagtatttataacAAGTCTAAATCTCTTAAACGTTTCGTtaatttttgttttattatctatacaataggccataattgattttggcccaataggcctGGCATATTCCCACGTTCGAGGAGCTTTCTGTTTTGATTGGGTTATTTAGCCTAAAAACCTTTTTAGACCTACATAtagaaaaaaatagaaaaataactgCATCTCTGCACAGCCTGACAAGATTCGCCAAAAGGGTGTTTatcatccccagtggctctgcaagtGAGGAGAGGATATTCTCAGCTGCTGGCCAGCTCTCTAGGTAGCATCACATGAGCTTGAAGCCACAGACTGGCCAAACTcgtatttttaaaaatgtatttctaaaaatgaattcaaaggcacttttttgtttaaattgaattgaatactTAGTATATCACAATTTATAGACTGTAAAGATTTAATGCAACGAAATGCTGAGCGCTACCAGCCTATTGTGTAGCACGtgcaaatgcttcacaatgtatttctttgtgGTCTATAGCCTTGAAATTATATAGCCTAAATAATTATTTTTCTTTCCTTACTGGCTCCTGCCCTATTTAGTGTTTATatactgtttaatatgacatgtagcccaTTTTTTAAATAGTTTGCTTCTTCCATTCACCTTTCATGTTTAttcaaatacttttcattcaaatccacatggtttggtttcaatacgtAAAAACCAATTGGTaagtccaggtagtcacaaaaataaatgggtgttggttaaattgtgattttaatgaatggagctTACTTGGAGTGGTTTTTAGCGGAGCTGTAGGAAAGGACATGGAACGGTGAGCGGGATTTCCAATGTTGTGTTTATTTCcaacagaaatataaacacaacatgcaacaattcaaAGATTTTACGAAGTTACAGTTCttctaaggaaatcagtcaatttaaataaataaattaagccctaatctatggatttcacatgactggaaatgcAGATATGCCTTTGTTGGTCAGAGATACCTTTTTAAAAagaaaagtaggggcgtggatctgaaaaccagtcagtacctggtgtgaccaccatttgcctcattgtGGGTTACATagctcctttgcatagagtttcAGACTGACGATTGTGCAATGTTATCCCacccctcttcaatggctgtacgaagttgctggatattgtcgggaactAAGACACGCTGTCGtatacgtcgatccagagcatcccaaacatgctcaatgggtaacatgtatatgtatgtatgcaggccatgaaagaactgggacattttcagcttccaggcaTTGTGTACAgatgcgacatggggctgtgcattttCATGCTGAATCATGAGGTAATGGTGAGGAATGGtgcgacaatgggcctcaggatctcgtcacggtatcgctttgcattcaaattgccatgaataaaatgcaattgtgttcgttgtccgtagcttatgcctgcccataccataaccctaccgCGACCGTGGCGCACTCAGttcaatgttgacatcagcaaaccgctcatcaACATaccgccatacacgctgtctgcccggtacagttgaaactgagattgatccgtgaagagcacacttctccagcgtgccagtgtcTATTGAAGGTGagaatttgcccactgaagttggttacgacgcccAGGTCAAGAACCTGGTGACgatgacgagcatgcagatgagcttccctgagaaggTTTCTGACTGTTTGTGCAGAAAGTTTAAGGTGCAAACCCAGTTTCGTCAGCTGTCcggttggctggtctcagacgatcctgcaggtgatgtggagttcctgggctggtgtggttacacgtggtctgcggttgtgaggccagttagacgtactaccaaattctcaaACCACgtttgaggcggcttatggtagagaaatgaagatTAAATTATCTGTTAACaggttggacattcctgcagttagcttgccaattgcacgctcgctcaaaacttgagacatctgtggcattgtgttgtgacaaaactgcacattttaagtggccttttattgtccccagcacaagttgcacctgtgtaatgatcatgctgtttaatccgcttcttgatatgccgACCTGTCAGGTACACtatcggtcaaaagttttagaacatctactcattcaaaggtttttctttattttttagtgaagacatcaaaactatgaaataacccatatggatcatgtagtaaccaaaaagtgttaaacaaatcaaaatatattttatatttgagattcttcaaatagccaccatttgccttgacagctttgcacactcttggcattctctcaacaagtttcacctggaaagcttttccaacagtcttgaaggagtttccatatttgcttttccttcactctgcagtccaactcctCTCAAACCATCTAattttggttgaggtcgggggattgtggaggccaggtcatctgatgcagcactcatcactctccctctaggtaaaacagcccttacacagcctggaggtgtgttgggtcattgtcctgttgagaaaaaaaatgatagtcccactaagcccaaaccagatgggatggcgtatcactgcacaATGCGGtattagccatgctggttaagtgtgcctttttaaaattctaaataaatcagtcaccagcaaagtacccccccccccctcacacacacaccatcacacctccatgctttacggttggaaatacacatgcagagatcatccgttcacccacaccgcgtctcacaaagacacggcggttggaaccaaaaatctacattttggactccagaccaaaggacaaatttccaccggtataatgtccattgctcgtgtttcttggcccaagcaagtctctacttatcggtgtcctttagtagtggtttatttgcagcaattctaccatgaagtcctgattcacagtctcctctgaacagttgatgttgaattgtgtctgttacttgaacactgaAGCATTTAttagggctgcaatttctgaggctggtaaatcgaatgaacgtatcctctgcagcagcgggaactctgggtcttccattcctgtggcggtcctcatgagagccagtttcatcatagcatttgatggtttttgcgacctgcacttgaagaaactttcaaagttcttgaaatgttccgtattgactgaccttcatgtcttaaaataatgatggactatcgttttgttgcttatttgagctcttgccataatattgccaaatagggctgtcttctgtatagccctcctaccttgtcacaacaaaactgattaactaaaacgcattaagaaggaaagaaattccacaaattaacttttaagaaggcacacctgttaattgaaatgcattccaggtgactacctcatgaagctggttgagagaatgccaagagtgtgcaaagctgtcaaggcaaagggtggctatttgaagaatctcaaatataaaatgtatttttgatataacactttttggttactacatgattccatatgtgttatttcatagttttgatgtcttcactattattctacaatgtagaaagtaatAAAAATatagagaaacccttgaatgagtaggtgttctaaaacttttaacCGGTAgtgtagatggattatcttggcaaaggagaaatgttcactaacagagaCATAAACAAGTAAGTGTGTGCACAtttatatttcagctcatgaaacaaggGACCAAGACTTTCACATGTTTTGTTCATATTTACCAAGTTTTGATCAATAAATTCATACTCCTCTCTCTATTACATGTAATTACACTGTACCTACCTATGTAATGTGGTGCAGCTCATTTTCACAGAAGCCTttagagcagggatgggcaactttgataggGGTGGGGGCttcaaaaaatctgaactcatcgtGGGGGACCACAGTGGCTCGTGGGTCTGCGTGCCCttatccatacccacacatgcagtcagaacCGTCCCAAGTCTTTTTGGAGACCCTAAGCAAAACTTTGTTCCCTGCCACTTTGCGAACAAAAAATtttaacgcccccccccccccccccccctctagacagcagattggtaaattagtctagctttttttattttttaatctaAAAAATATCAGGTGACATGGGCTAATTgcgtcagtgactgacataagagaaaCTGCTTATGCATAaccaaaataaaaatgtattcttttattttaactctcaacagtaagttgagaccttgttaagtaaaaaaaataattcaTTTGAAATTGTTCCGCAGGTGTGGGCTGCCAGTTGCCCGTCCCTGCTTTAGTTTTTTGACAATATTTTAATATCTTCCCTTTTTTTCCTTTTCAGAGGTTGGAGGATTCAGTGGAGCATTGTGCCGGATATTACGGATCCTATAGTAAGACGCCTCCCATTTCACATGACTTCCTCTTAGCTTCCTGATCTCACAGGAAGTGGCCTGTCGTATTTCCTGCCTATGGAATGAGCTGGTTTTGTTTGGGTTTGTTTCGTGTAGGAGCCGTCAAAGGATGATTTGACTGTGTCTGAAAAGTTCCAGTTGGTGCTTGATGTTGCACAAAAAGCCCAggtacagtagtagtgaacacacACTTACACAACCACGCATAAATATGCAcgtacgcacacaaacacaccacattaAGACATTGTGTGTTTTGGGAAAGTCATTTTGTTGGGCTTTTTTTCGCAGAACCTTTTTGGTAAGATGGCGGATGTTTTGGAGAAAATAAAGAAGTAAGAAAATGGCTGTTTCACACTCTTCCCATTCTATGCTCTTTCCCTCTGATGTTGGTCTGAATAGTTCATCAAAAtggtttctcgctctctctctcgccctcgctCTTtcgccctctgtgtgtgtgtgtgtctgtgtgtgcgtgtgtgcgcagcCTGTTCATGTGGGTGCAACCTGAGATCACTCAGAAGCTCTACATCAGCCTGTGGGTTACATTTCTCTCCTCCTGCATACTGCCCTATAAACTCGTGGGCTTCATGATTGGTGAGTACacacgtgcgcgcacacacacacacacacacacacacgctgagtgAAATGCTATGGTTGCGTAACATTCAATATAAAAACAACCCTTTGTTCTCTTCATTGCTGCTCGGGGGCATTGTCTCTTGGCACACTGAGATTCAATGTTTGTTCCTCTCTAAAGCAATTAGTCTTCTCCTGTGTGTTCCCTGTTGGTGCCTGTATTGTTTACAGCAGACACACGTTTTATGAAATACATCAAACGTGTAAACAAAGTATACCAACATAATTTTTTGGTACAATCCATTGTACTTAAACATTACTGTCaactttttcatatatatatatatttttttaaacctgaagAGTTGGCTTTGTAAAGTCTCTTCTTTTTCTCTCAGGGCTGTATGCAGGGATCAAGTTCTTCATCATAGACTTCTTGTTTAAGAGCTGTCCCAAGCTGAGGGACAAATATGACACACCTCACATCGACTGGAACAACCTACCAACTGATCCACAgttgaaggagaggaccaacgcCACAATGTCTCGACGGGTGAGGACACGCACCTGTGAATGCGTACACAGACGCACATatacacgtccacacacacacacacacacgcaacataTACAGTAaacgataacacacacacactgtcatctgACAACTTACTCTGGGGACGCACAAAAAAACTCTCCCCATAGAGAAAGGAACCAATTGTTTACCCCAACCCAAACTTCCCTAACACAAAAGCTAAATAACTCAACCATAATCACATTACCAAAAGTATCTACTACAACTGAAGTGTAGATTTCTGTTTAAAAGGAACAAGTGTAACTACTGTCAAACCAACGTTGTAAGGATTTGATCTCATAATGAGCCTTAACCCCTTTCTATATCGAGCCCTTCAAACAAACCTAATTTACCTCGACACTGCCACCTGAATGTCATgctctgtcgtgtgtgtgtgtgtgtgtgtgtgtctgtgcccgcGAGACTGTGTGTTGAGTGTTTGCGATGGCTTATCTTGGTTTGTTTCCTCAGCCAGTTTGGCAGTAATGTTAGCGGTGCTCGATGGTCTTTGCTTTAGTGACTGTCACTATACGttgtgttttgtttctctctctcagctgtctGGGTCTGAGAAGGTAGGGACGCTGGTGTGCCTCTGTCCCCTTACGTTACATAGTGCCTGTGTGTGCGCCACCAGCTAAAACatgtataaatgtgtgtgtgcgtgtggttcaCGACAAACCTCCCGACGTTAACTGAGTGTTTGACTAAATGGATcaaaaatgtcaatgtaaatatCCACTGTTAGTGGGCCATAATGGCATAATGTTCAACTCTTTAATTGAACCGGTCCTAATCGAACCAATTCTGAATTGATTtgtgacatttttttttaatccattttcccAGACATACTCTGTAGTAGCCAGGTGTTCAGTGTGCCGGCACAACCCCAAAGCAGCACTGTCAAAAGCAACTTCAATGTGACTAGAGTAGTAATACACTATAGTCTGGTTTACAGTAGCACCTTTATTTCCCCCCCGTAGTTTACCTCTAGGACACAGAATTGTTATTCCTTCATATCGATGGTAAGATAATCAGGTAAGGTAAAACTTTCCAGCGATTCCAATTAGTAGAACAGTCACTCAATTCAAATACTTTACCAGGTAACCCTTGAAGAGCTAACTCGTGTGTCTGAATCCCACGACTATGTCGCTGAGACTTATTCTACTGCTATTCTAAGACATATTCTACTGCTATGTAACATTACAAATAAtcccatctatctactgtatagctaggggcctgcctgcctgcctgcagcaTGAGGGCGTATATTGTACTGTCGCTGTAAACGGCATGGCCATTTATCTGCAGAGCTCCCTACTCTCACTCCCAGCATTACAAACACGAACTAATCCACTACTataccatactgtctgtactgtacactgccttctgaccccccccccccccctccccctctacctgACGTGTGCACTCGCTCACCCCCCTTCAGGGATTTACCCTTcactaaaagcattggattggtgggtGTAAGCATGCATAGGCAAACAGAACAAGTGGGCAGTGCACACTTCAGGGCAGAAGGGTAGAGGATACCCTTGGAATAGACAATTCAATAAATTACGTTTAAATAACAATGTCCTCGCTTAGAAATGAAACTTAACAGAGATGACTGACTACCTACATGTACTGTAAAGTGTactgtgtctgggggggggggggggctctgcgCTTTGCACGAGATCCTCACCCTGAGGCTGATGTTAGATAAGACACAAGTTGTTTGCAAGGCTGTGTTATGAGGAGCACATGCTCCTACCGTGTACAGATGAATGGCCTCCATCTTATGTTTCCTCTCTATCTGTGAGAGGCTGTCTACCCGTTTAGTCTCCGAGAGAATCCGTAGTGGAAGATGGCTACAGTAGTGCTCTGTAGTAAAAtgattcctcttcctcctcctcctccttccccaccCGCTCCCCAACTCCTTCTCCTCATTTTCCTCCCTCTCCgtgccccccctcccctcctcccacacCCCCTCCCCTCTAGATTCAGCCTGTGGTGGCTAGAGGTAGCCTAGCAACCGTCCCGTGCGGTGTAAACCTGGATGCTGACAGCGCCAGGATTCATAGCACCAAGAAGGGAGCCTTTCATGAGATCTTCAACGTCTCAGAGAATGAGCGCCCTCTACCAGGTCAGAGGACTTACTGCACTTAAAATATTTAGATATATTTTTTTTCCCCGTCATTTaactttttgttgttttgttaaaatacattttgggAGCTGTTAAGCCGCTTGTGGAAGTAAATCCAAATAAAGAGTTTTCCtgtttgtgtctacagtgtgTGAGAATGGGTGGAGGTGCTGCCTCATCAACAGAGACCGGAAGATGCCAACGGACTACATACGAAACGGCATGCTCTATGTTACAGAGAAGTAAGTAGACCAACCTCATCACACTAGGTTGTCACGTCAAGTAGTAGCTTTTCACCTCTAGTGGTCTGCTAATCCTCTTAGGTGTGCCATCTTTACTCTCTGATGTGGCCGTGTACAATATGCCACAAAGTGTTGCCATTAGGCTGCAGCTAGATCCAAGAGTGAATGATTTGCGCTGACTCGCCTCTCCATCTTtggatctctcctcctcctctctctcaccatctgtcTCTTTGTGTCTCAGTTATCTGTGCTTCGAGAGTTCCAGTTCCAAATCGGCCTCCTCCAAGAAGAATAAGGTTATTAAGCTGGTGGACATCACAGATATCCAGAAGGTGTCTTATCTACACACTCGACTAATTCAATATTTTTCTCATATCCTTTCTATGTTTTCTGTGATATCACATCCTGATATGCATCTTCCAGCAACTGATAGATTCCTTTGAAAGGAATGGATCGTAATTGTGTTCATCTGATACCTGCTCTTGTCTCTGTTCCCAGTACAAAGTGCTGTCTGTCTTACCTGGGTCAGGAATGGGAATCTCCATAGCCACTCCCTCCACACAGAAGGTATGGAAATAAAGACTCATTTGACCTTTTTATTAACCTTCACATATTTCTGAATCAATGAAATATGATTTGTGAATTTCTGTCTCTTCCTCAGCCTCTGGTGTTCGGTGCCATGATCCATCGAGACGAGGCCTTCGAGGCGATCTTCACCCAGTACATGAAGATCACAACCACCTCCAGACAACCCTTGGGCAGCCCTGAGCTGTAGCCCTGAGCTGTAGCCCTGCTATCCCCATGGAAAGAGGCCTGGGCTGGGGTCAGGGCTGGGCCACCTACCCCTGAACCCTCCCTGGCTGGAGAAAAGACAATTGGGGGAAGTGATGGGACacacctcttctcctccctctcttatttacagtgactggACAATCTTCTTTTATGACTGACAGGTGTCTGGTGCGCCCGTCTGTCTGGCGCGTCCGTCTGTctggtgcgagtgtgtgtgtgtgtgtggaggtgggaCTTATAGTCCAATAGGGATGGTGAACACATTCCAACACTGTCGGAAGAAGGATGGGGGGGtggagtagaggggggggggtcattatTTTTAACACAGACATCTCATCATAGGAGAAGGAGCTGgctctcctgcctgcctgcctgactgccaGCTTTCATTCGCTTCAGAGAGACGCGCGTGTGTGTGAGCTGCCAAGACATCGTGCGTCTCTACTCAcctgtcttctctctttctcGTGAAGTCCGAGTCAGTGTAACTGTTACTGCTGGTCTTGCACGGAACCGTACAAGACAGTACGCTGTACGGTAGCTAGATGTTTGTGTCGGAAACAAAAAGCTGTGAACATCGAGCTAACGTCGGCACAACGTTCAACATGACAAGACGCCTTTTCCATCAGTTTACATCGTTGCTATAGGTTTCCCTTGGAGACACTCGCGCACAGTTCAGCAACCAACCCGTTTGCTTTCAGATGTCTTTTTGCATATGACGTGTATGTGTTATACAGTCAACACTCACTGCTGAACTGTACTATGTGTCACGTACAGTAGTGGGGACCTTGGCGATGATGTTCATTGTGAAATGTTTTCAGATGCCTTTCTTTTGAATTCCGCTTATTTTTGTAATAACCAATGGAATGAGGAGGAACTGGACTTAGTTAAAGTAGGTCCTTCTATCTGTGGATTGTGTTCTGAAGCTAAAGCACGACAGACCTAAACCCTGAATAATGTGTCGCAACTGAAGGTACGTCGTTTAAATGTAACAAAGCTGGTTCGGTGAACTACACTTGTGTGCCGAGTAACCCTGAGGCCTAAAGATGAGTTAATGCCTTGGCTTTAGCCTAGTAGGCTAACACATTCTTAAGTACTGTAGGTCACATCAACATACTAATGATTTTTGCAGTCGCTCAAGGCCCAGTACCTGTTACTTCAGTATTTAGTGACATGTTATGGTATAGTAATACTACGGTAGTTTTTACAGTAATACCACTAATACCGACCTGTagtattaacactggagtggtcAGATGTGTACAATGTGCTGTCCTATTTCAGAAGTAATTTAACTTGGTTAACTTGACTAGTAACTAGTTAATTCCGTCCAGGAGTTGTCAGTATTCCAATGCAAGTCGAGGCAGTCAACTGGCCTGGTTCTGTAGTATTCATTCACAGCAGGATGAAGAAGAGGTTTGAACAGAATATTTCCAATGTCACTTTATTATTGTCACAGTTGTGGATTTAAAAGCTGGTCTTTTATTCCTCAAGATAGGTTTGATATGTCGAATTGTGATGAATGCCAAACCAAGTGGATGTGGACACTCTGTGTTTTTTGTAAAATGTCCGGAAGAGTTATTGTGGAGATCGGGGCTTATTTCTGGTCTATCGTTTGCTTCAAATGAGAGGGTAGATTATACTATGCTCTCAGATCCTTTTGCCTCAGCACAACAAGCTAGTCCCCTAAAAAAGCATTCATCTTCCCACACTGTTAACAAGCCCGTATAAACTGTGTCAGTTGTTGTCTTATGACTGGAAACGAAATGTCATTTCTATAGGTTGTCTATTGTCTAAGGAACtcatgctgttagtgtgtttgaTTGAATGATTGTCTGACTTTACGTTAGTGTAGTCTTAATGCTTACCTGCAGCCTTTCTTAGTCGAGTGGTAACTAACTTTGAAATCTGCAATCAGGGTCTGTCCTAAAAGAAGCACacagaatgtattgtgttactgcTGTAAACTCCTAGTTTATTTCTTGTTGATGTTgccaaaatgttatttttttctctctttcttttactGCTGCCATGCTCTGCCTACACCTACATGTTTACTGAAGGTTGGGTTACAAACCTGAATGAATTTCTCGTTTTTCTTTTTGTTTGGAATGCCGGTTTGAGCTCCTTGTCACAGGTGGAGTTATGAAGACTGGGGAGATATCTTCCTCTTGCGTTTTGAATTACTGTGTCGACTGTCAGCTTTTTAAATCTGCTCAGACTGGTCTCAGGACAACCTCTGCTGCTCACCTTCATCCCAACAGCAAATGTAACCCTGATCCCTGATCTGTTTGTAATACTATAATAGCTCAAGCTAAAGTTTAGCTCTTCTGTTGAGTGAGTTGTCatagcatatactgtacatgtactgAGTAGCATGGTGATGAGTTGGATCGAGCATATAGTGACAGACCCCGGGACCAGGCTAACAGTAGGTAGACGGTGACATCCGAGAACATTCTAGTCAGATTATATTCACGctgcaaaaaaaaaataaaattgtcACAGTG is part of the Salvelinus fontinalis isolate EN_2023a chromosome 39, ASM2944872v1, whole genome shotgun sequence genome and harbors:
- the gramd4a gene encoding GRAM domain-containing protein 4 isoform X2 — its product is MKLCYDLRAGIAVHHAKVKPLKRGVLNMLKRLDKIRFRGQKRDDFLDLAESPNGSDNECGDDILLRTRPSLKTQDTEELGDPAGSGALNMAAAFQDFQRSESDRLNEVKGHLEIALLEKHFLQEELRKLREETNVEKIKEELEKERGKRLDLELRMNEVLKSRLEDSPPQPARKPPSPTPAANGKDTDKEKPPQGETLYLRAWRWLYDRVGVYIEDFRFVPEENTVEAEEPLSAKRLTENMRRLKRGARPVTNFMRNLSALSNWHSVYTSAISFIIYMNAAWHGWAIPMFLFLAILRLSLNYLIAKGWRIQWSIVPDITDPIEPSKDDLTVSEKFQLVLDVAQKAQNLFGKMADVLEKIKNLFMWVQPEITQKLYISLWVTFLSSCILPYKLVGFMIGLYAGIKFFIIDFLFKSCPKLRDKYDTPHIDWNNLPTDPQLKERTNATMSRRIQPVVARGSLATVPCGVNLDADSARIHSTKKGAFHEIFNVSENERPLPVCENGWRCCLINRDRKMPTDYIRNGMLYVTENYLCFESSSSKSASSKKNKVIKLVDITDIQKYKVLSVLPGSGMGISIATPSTQKPLVFGAMIHRDEAFEAIFTQYMKITTTSRQPLGSPEL
- the gramd4a gene encoding GRAM domain-containing protein 4 isoform X3, with product MAAAFQDFQRSESDRLNEVKGHLEIALLEKHFLQEELRKLREETNVEKIKEELEKERGKRLDLELRMNEVLKSRLEDSPPQPARKPPSPTPAANGKDTDKEKPPQGETLYLRAWRWLYDRVGVYIEDFRFVPEENTVEAEEPLSAKRLTENMRRLKRGARPVTNFMRNLSALSNWHSVYTSAISFIIYMNAAWHGWAIPMFLFLAILRLSLNYLIAKGWRIQWSIVPDITDPIEPSKDDLTVSEKFQLVLDVAQKAQNLFGKMADVLEKIKNLFMWVQPEITQKLYISLWVTFLSSCILPYKLVGFMIGLYAGIKFFIIDFLFKSCPKLRDKYDTPHIDWNNLPTDPQLKERTNATMSRRLSGSEKIQPVVARGSLATVPCGVNLDADSARIHSTKKGAFHEIFNVSENERPLPVCENGWRCCLINRDRKMPTDYIRNGMLYVTENYLCFESSSSKSASSKKNKVIKLVDITDIQKYKVLSVLPGSGMGISIATPSTQKPLVFGAMIHRDEAFEAIFTQYMKITTTSRQPLGSPEL
- the gramd4a gene encoding GRAM domain-containing protein 4 isoform X1, which encodes MKLCYDLRAGIAVHHAKVKPLKRGVLNMLKRLDKIRFRGQKRDDFLDLAESPNGSDNECGDDILLRTRPSLKTQDTEELGDPAGSGALNMAAAFQDFQRSESDRLNEVKGHLEIALLEKHFLQEELRKLREETNVEKIKEELEKERGKRLDLELRMNEVLKSRLEDSPPQPARKPPSPTPAANGKDTDKEKPPQGETLYLRAWRWLYDRVGVYIEDFRFVPEENTVEAEEPLSAKRLTENMRRLKRGARPVTNFMRNLSALSNWHSVYTSAISFIIYMNAAWHGWAIPMFLFLAILRLSLNYLIAKGWRIQWSIVPDITDPIEPSKDDLTVSEKFQLVLDVAQKAQNLFGKMADVLEKIKNLFMWVQPEITQKLYISLWVTFLSSCILPYKLVGFMIGLYAGIKFFIIDFLFKSCPKLRDKYDTPHIDWNNLPTDPQLKERTNATMSRRLSGSEKIQPVVARGSLATVPCGVNLDADSARIHSTKKGAFHEIFNVSENERPLPVCENGWRCCLINRDRKMPTDYIRNGMLYVTENYLCFESSSSKSASSKKNKVIKLVDITDIQKYKVLSVLPGSGMGISIATPSTQKPLVFGAMIHRDEAFEAIFTQYMKITTTSRQPLGSPEL